The genomic interval CACTGGCCGACGGCCATTTCAACGACGCCAAGCGGGGCATGTTGCGGCGGATTGCCCTGGGGCTGGGTCTGTCCGAGGCGGACTATGCCCGGCTGGAGGTGATGATGGGCGGGCACGCCCATGGCCACGCCCGCGGCGGGCCCCGGGGCGCTGCCGGGGCGGCACCGGGACAGTCTTCGGCGCTGGCGTCGGCCTACGACACCCTGGGGGTCAGCGAGCGGGCCAGTGACGCCGAGGTCAAGAAGGCCTGGCGGCGGTTGATGAGCGAGCATCACCCGGACAAGCTCGTGGCCAAGGGCCTGCCGGAGGAGATGATGCGCCTGGCCCAGGAGCGCGCCCAGGACATTCAGGCGGCCTATGACACCGTCAAACAGGCCCGGGGCATGCGCTGAACTTCAGGGTTCGAGGACAGTCCCAACAGTTAATGATCCAGGTGCGAAACACAAGCGATCGCTGGGGCGGCGGCGCTCAACTGCTCCACTGGCTGATGGCCATCGGCATCGTCACCTCCATGGTGCTGGGCTGGGTCATGGTGAGCCTGCCCATGAGCGCCCTCAAGTTCGAGCTCTATGCCCTGCATAAAAGCCTGGGCGTCACCCTGTTTGCGCTGGTGCTGCTGCGGCTGGTCTGGCGCTGGGTCAATGTCACACCGGCCATCGCCGCCGACACGCCCCACCATGAAAAACTGCTGGCCAAGGGCGTCCATCGGCTGTTCTACGCGTTGATGCTGTTGATGCCCCTGTCCGGCTACGTGATCAACTCGGCGGCCAATTTTCCCCTCAATGTCTTTGGTCTGTTCCAGATCCCCAATGTCACCCCGTCCAGCGAGCGCCTGGAGGCCATTGCCAGCAACCTGCATCTGGGCATGTTCTGGGGCTTCGCCGGCCTGCTGGTGCTGCATGTGGCGGGAGCGCTTCGGCATCATTTTGTGCTGGGCGACAACACGCTACGGCGGATGCTGCCCGGCGGGCGCCGCTAATCCACTCAATCAGGAGAGTTTGTATGCGTGCCACCGCATTAATGCTGTTGGCCGGTTTCGGTGTCCACGGATCCGTGCTGGCCGCCGAATCCTGGCAGATTCATCATGATGACAGTCACCTGCGTTTTCTGGCGACCCAGCAGGGTGGCGAGTTCGAGGGGCATTTCGGTGAGTTCGCGGCGGACATCCGTTTCTCACCGGATGATCTGGATGCCAGCGGGTTTGACGTGGTCATCGATGTCACCAGCGTGGACACCGGCAGCAGCCAGCGGGATCGCGAGCTGCCCACCGCCGACTGGTTCTTCTTTGAGGAGTACGCCGAGGCGACCTATCGGGCGGACACCGTCCGGGCCACCGACGACGGCTTTGAAGCGGTGGGCGATCTCACCATTCGCGATCACACCCGGGAAGTGGTGCTGAGCTTCGACTGGGAGGCGGACGGCGACCGCGCCAGCATGAGCGGCGAAGCCGTGATTGATCGCACCGAATTCGGCGTCGGCCAGGGCGAGTGGGAAGATCCCTCCGCCGTGGGTCACGAGGTGCGGGTTCTGGTGGATCTGGATCTGTCCCGGGAGCCCTAACGCCCGATGCGGTAGTTC from Spiribacter sp. 2438 carries:
- a CDS encoding YceI family protein, which produces MRATALMLLAGFGVHGSVLAAESWQIHHDDSHLRFLATQQGGEFEGHFGEFAADIRFSPDDLDASGFDVVIDVTSVDTGSSQRDRELPTADWFFFEEYAEATYRADTVRATDDGFEAVGDLTIRDHTREVVLSFDWEADGDRASMSGEAVIDRTEFGVGQGEWEDPSAVGHEVRVLVDLDLSREP
- a CDS encoding cytochrome b, whose amino-acid sequence is MIQVRNTSDRWGGGAQLLHWLMAIGIVTSMVLGWVMVSLPMSALKFELYALHKSLGVTLFALVLLRLVWRWVNVTPAIAADTPHHEKLLAKGVHRLFYALMLLMPLSGYVINSAANFPLNVFGLFQIPNVTPSSERLEAIASNLHLGMFWGFAGLLVLHVAGALRHHFVLGDNTLRRMLPGGRR